A single Garra rufa chromosome 9, GarRuf1.0, whole genome shotgun sequence DNA region contains:
- the LOC141342517 gene encoding hyaluronan and proteoglycan link protein 2-like, translated as MVKSTMNFIAVLVISACFFSWTSAKYHHHNRDKDKELKYLLEPLVYAEVTARRGHTVVLPCVMRFKPPHYRVKWTKIEPRSQGVENIVLITNGHADKQYGSVGPRASLLRAHNLDVSLHLTDLELEDDGSYRCELINGIEDESVIITLRIEGVVFPYQSHHGRYRFSFFDAKDACAEQDATLATYKQLYRAWTEGLDWCNAGWLSDGTVNYPVLQPRPACGGDLLSGIRSYGPRHKTRDHYDAFCFTSTTKGSVFFIPGPFSFAEAERACRWDGASIAKVGQIYSSWKFQQLDHCDGGWLQDGSVRFPIINPRERCGGIAEPGVRSFGYPSKSERLYGAYCYR; from the exons ATGGTGAAATCTACAATGAACTTTATTGCTGTGCTAGTGATCTCAGCCTGTTTCTTCTCTTGGACCTCTGCAAAATACCACCACCATAATCGAG ACAAGGACAAAGAGCTAAAATACCTCTTGGAACCTCTGGTATATGCTGAGGTCACTGCTCGACGTGGACACACAGTCGTTTTGCCCTGTGTGATGAGGTTCAAACCACCGCACTACAGAGTAAAGTGGACTAAAATCGAACCCCGTAGCCAAGGAGTGGAAAACATTGTGCTAATAACCAATGGACATGCGGATAAGCAGTATGGCTCAGTCGGGCCTCGGGCATCACTTCTGCGTGCACATAACCTGGATGTTTCTCTTCATCTTACTGACCTGGAGCTGGAAGATGATGGCAGCTACCGCTGTGAACTGATCAATGGAATTGAGGATGAAAGTGTCATTATTACTCTGAGGATTGAAG GAGTTGTATTTCCTTATCAGAGCCATCATGGTCGGTACAGATTTTCTTTCTTTGATGCTAAAGATGCCTGTGCTGAACAGGATGCAACACTTGCCACTTACAAGCAGCTTTACAggg CCTGGACTGAAGGGTTGGACTGGTGCAATGCCGGATGGCTGAGTGATGGAACTGTCAATTACCCAGTCCTGCAACCACGGCCAGCTTGTGGAGGAGATCTACTATCAGGCATCCGAAGTTATGGGCCCCGTCACAAAACACGGGACCACTATGATGCTTTCTGCTTCACCTCGACTACTAAAG GCTCTGTGTTCTTCATTCCGGGGCCGTTCAGTTTTGCCGAGGCTGAGCGGGCTTGCAGATGGGATGGTGCCAGTATAGCAAAAGTTGGTCAGATCTACTCATCTTGGAAGTTTCAGCAGCTTGACCACTGCGATGGAGGCTGGCTGCAGGATGGCAGTGTACGATTCCCCATCATCAACCCAAGAGAGCGTTGCGGAGGGATCGCAGAACCAGGGGTTCGTAGCTTTGGGTATCCCAGCAAAAGTGAGCGGCTTTATGGGGCTTATTGCTACAGGTAA